Genomic segment of Corticium candelabrum chromosome 16, ooCorCand1.1, whole genome shotgun sequence:
CAGTCCGTCAAGGTACGGGTGTACCCTTGACAACCGGTGGTACTTCTGGGAATGACGCTTTTGTTAGATGTGGTGACAGCGGGTTCTTCTTGCTGTCAAGTGACAGTGGCAGGCTGCGGTCCTGCATGCCCAGTGTTGAGTGGCACTCAGCATAGATCAGCCTTGGTAACCAGAAGCTGTCTCTCCAAGTAAGAACACAGGTGTCTATCAACGCATCAAGAAAGATACTTAATCAAGATTAGGCCCGTGTGAACACACTCTAAGATTATTACACTAAAACTCCCCTTATCTGGGCAGCTGGGGACCAGGCACTGTCTGTAACTCGGAATCACCCGGTTCTTGGAACACTCCACAGTTCTCAGAGCAAATCTTATTTAGTGTACCCGTACCTCTACATCTCGATCCATATTTCAAAGCATGCACAGCGGAAcgtcatacatacattacatgtTCACTCTATGTCACTGGAAACAGTCACTATAAATTTTGGGACAAAGAGATGATTGACATGGTCCATGCTAGAAATACGTAATGCGATTAGATGTCCAGTAGATGGACGTGCCCGGATAAGGAAAGTCCGAACAATGGAGTTTGAGTGTACTTGTTAGTAGTCAACAAACGTGTTACATCATCAATACATAAATTTGTCATTTAAATCGTGAGTATTGTTCAAGTAAATTTTTGGTGTTCACTGAAAATGTTACAGCCTAGAATTTAAATTACAAATAGAAATGCTTGCATTAGATAAACCCTACGTATAAACTCAGTTTTCATTTCCTCTGTCACAGACACACGTCATATACAAAATCCGTTTCAAAAACagtttgacagacatacagatagccACTCAGAGTCAGTCAgttaaacaaacaacagttttCCACACAAcccgcacaccacacacaagcCTTAACCGATGTGCCGCCTTTTCAGCAACAATTTCATATCTCTAGTCGTTGCTCGCTGTATCAGCTTCACTGGCTCCCCGCAGTCGCCTCCTTCACCGGAATCACTACCAGGTGATGACAAATCCACACTGTTCACATAATACAAAGACAGCGATCTGTCGTTCGTCAAGACCGTAAAGCAAACACCCTGTCGCAACCGATGCCCCTCCTCCCACGAAAACCTGCACATAAATATCAGTTAGGGACTGTCCATTTTTGTCAACATTTTACAAAACTAAATACGAAAGTCTTGATTGGGGTAAGTGATAAATAGCCATTTTGTTCTCTGAACCGGAAGTGAAAATGGTATAATACGATTTGAGTCAGTAAATTGCAGTAAATACAGTTATTAACCATGGAACGTTTAGTTTCAGTATTGTAAAATTTTGAAAGCTTGTGTTTGGGCTATTAAACTATATCAATATTGAATGCTGGTATACACtatcatgtacatgtacttgttTACTAGAGACAGCTGCTAAAGGGGTAGAAAGGGTTTGGCTTTGCCAGACTACAGAAAACCTACAAGCACATTTTAAAATAGGGGTATCACACAAGTTGAAATGTGTGGACATCAACGTTAAGGTAGATAAGGGTAAAGTAGAGGTATTTAAGGTCAGGAAGGGGGTCCACAGAGAGGTACACAGGGGGTCCTCAGAGAGGTCCAGCCAACAAAGTTTTCGTGTAATTATAAAATGTTGACAAAAACCAATGGGCTTTTATAACAAATAAGTTTTAAGTGTGCCGACCACTTACCTTCTTACTTTCGACAGCAGCTTCCTTGTGTAGCTAGTGCCGTCCGGCAGCATGGCTCGCGCAAATAGGTCACCATCTCCGCGCAGCAGCAAGAGCACACCACTTCTATCGTCTAGCCCAATATAACTGTAGTCATCTATCTCCAGTCGAGGCTTGAACTTGGACAATATCACCGGCATGACGACTTCAGTAATCGCCATACTGAATCACGTGACGGCTACATCCGATTGATTTCAATACTCCATTCATACAAGTTCTATGGCTAGCGCAGCGCCCGCAGTTCAACAGCACGTCGATGAGAAGCATCCGCGTCAACTGCTCGATGTGATGGCTTTGCTCTGGATGCGACACGATCTGTGTGACGTCGGTCTTGTGGTCGGCGACCGTGAAATCACGGCCCACAAGGTCGTCCTGTCGGCGGCGAGTCCGTATTTCAGGGCCATGTTTACAGGTGAGATGTCTGAGAGCAAGCAGTCGCGCGTAGTTATTCGCGACGTGTCGTACGAGGCGATGTCGATGCTTGTCAACTACGCCTACACGGCGAAAATTCACATTGGAGAGGAGAATGTGCAGGCGTTGCTTTCAGCCGCCTGTCTACTACAACTGAATGGGGTGATAGCCGTCTGCTGCGAGTTTCTCATACGGCAACTCGATGCGAGCAATTGTTTGGGATTCAGCGACTTCGCTGAGCGTCACAATTGTCGAGATCTGCTGGCGGCCGCTGATAAGTACACACTGCAGCATTTTCAGACGGTTGCGGATGGCGAGGAGTTTCTGATGTTGCCACCTGAACATCTCGCACGCCTCCTCGCTTCGGACGAACTGAACGTTCAACCAGAAGAGCAGGTACCTGGTAGGCAGTCGATCTCTTGAGATACCTACTGTGTATTACCTaggtctgcatgtctgttggCTGCTCGCCTGTGCAGCTATACTGTAAGAGGGATTTGTAGGTAATGGCTTGAATAGATTTTGAAGCGATTTGTGCATCTCATGACCTGTGCTTGCTAAaatctttgtgtgtttgtcttgggCAGATGGGGAGAATACGGGATCTTTGAATCTAAGGATggggtattaattaattaattagtttttctttcaatttgttGGTTTACGTATTTTGTTGTAAGTAAGGTTGTTGCAACCTTCTTCCTTTGTTGGTGACATTACTATGTTCTATTTGAAAGTCTGATACCCGTATTTCCTCGAATAGTAACCATGTGTTACTATTGTTTCAGAACCACGGATTACTATTTAAGCAGGGCTACTAATCTAGCACGGGTTAccattttttcaaactgatcagatccacgggttactgtttttcaaactgatcagatccACAGGTTACtgttttttcaaactgataagatccacaggttactattttttcaaactaattagatccacgggttactatttttcagaCTAATAAAATCCACAggttattattttttaaactAAAGATCTAaaggttactattttttcaaactaataagatccacggcttactattttttcaaactgatcagatccacggcttactatttttcaaactaacTAGATCCACATATTagtatttttcaaactaatcagatccacgggttactatttttttcaaactaatcagatccacgggttactatttttcaaactattAAGATCCACGgcttactattttttcaaactgattagaTGCACGacttactattttttcaaactaataagatccacagcttactatttttcaaactaataagatccacggcttactatttttcaaactgattagatccacgggttactattttttcaaactcaTAAGATCcacaggttactattttttcgaACTGATTAGatcacgggttactatttttcaaacgaATCAGATCCACGGTTTGCTATTTGAGGAAATACAGtatgcagacatacagaacCATAGGCCTAAAATACGTGAAGTGACAGCTACATTACATACATAGCATCTCGGCTTCTAATAtgacaaaaataattttattattagaCTGTAGTCGTTACATTATTGGGTGTTTGTGTGACTCTCCCGGTCTCATTGATTAGGTGTGGGAGTTGGCGATGCGTTGGGCAAAGCACGAGATTCACACACGGAGCCAACATTTGGCTTTGGTGATGCAGAACGTTCGGTTCTGTCAGTTCACACCCAAATTTCTTGTAACTCGAGTCAGCAGTGAACCCCTAATGAAGTCAGACATAGTTTGCAGAGATCTTATTGATGAAGCCAAGAACTCACACCTCGTGCCCGACTATCGGAGTCGGTTAAGAACCACACATGTTCAGCCTCGCCGACCGGTTCAAGATAGTCAAGTGATGTATGCTGTGGGCGGTTGGTGCAGTGGAGATGCGATCAATACCGTTGAACGGTTCGATGCTGTGAACAATGAGTGGTGTGTAGTAGCTGCTATGGGGAAACGTCGATGTGGTGTTGGGGTAACCGTATTGAATGGATGCGTATATGCACTGGGAGGACACGACGGTGCATCGTACTTGAATAGTATCGAGAGATACGACCCAAGAATGAACCAGTGGTACTCAAACGTTGCACCAACGAGCACGTGCCGGACAAGTGTGGGTGTGACAGTGTTGAAAAATATGATCTATGCAGTTGGTGGGCAGGTaatcagttgtgtgtgtgtgtgtgtgtgtgtgtgtgtgtgtgtgtgtgtgtgtgtgtgtgtcaatccATCTCTCGCAGGATGGAATAAGCTGTTTGAATATCGTTGAGAAATACGACCCTGTAAAGAACAAATGGCAGCGTATTGCACCAATGAGTGCTCGTCGATTGGGAGTAGCCGTGGCCGTCGTCAACGATGTCTTATATGCAGTGGGAGGATCAGATGGCACATCGCCTCTCTATACCGTAGAGAAGTATCGCCTTGCTGTTGGCTTACCCCTCATTGTGTGCATGTAATCGAGTTATCGTTGTAGGTATGACCCTGGAAGTAATACTTGGACGTTTTGTGCCCCATTGTGCTCACCCCGAAAACATCTCGGTGTTGCAGTGCTTGGCAACTGCTTGTATGCCGCCGGTGGACGCGACGATTCTTCGGAATTAAACACTGTTGAACGTTACGATCCAAGTGCCAATCAGTGGTTTCCCGTTGCTTCGATGATGTCACGAAGAAGTGGAGTCGGTCTGGCTGCTGTCAATGGAAAGTTGTACAGCGTCGGTGGGTTTGATGGCTCCACGTACTTGAAGAGCGTGGAGTGTCTCGACGTGGAGGCAAACCAGTGGAAACCGGCCGCTCCTATGAATTACCGTCGCCTCGGTGGTGGAGTTGGAGTCATCGACACCATGTGTACACAATCGGGACTAGAGCAGTAACAATGTGTAGTCTACACGGATGTATTACACGTATACCCTGTAAATAGCACTTCATTCTGTACATGACGTTATGTATAGAGTTAGAGTTCTGTGTGATGATTTTCATCACTTAGTTCGCCGTCTTGCGATTCCTCGTCTTCTACACTGTTTAAAACTGCTTGCAGTTGATCTGTGTCCGCGTTTGTTATCTCGTCTGGATGGATCGTTCCATCTTGATTTGAATCAAATAGATTGGCCAGTTTCTAAACAGGATGTCATTGAGCACTCATTGATATTACTATATTTTGATACTGAAATTACCGTAGGTATTGACTCTTGCCTAGGGAACAATGCCTCTTTCTAGGAATAAAGCAGTTTATGATAAATACGTAGACGATAATGTCAAGAACATAGTCAATTGGGGCCTTTCTGAAAAGAGACTGGATAGAATGGAAGGCAATGCCAATCAAACAGGCTAACTAAAACAAGGAAACTGGTGACTTGAAAACCTGAAGTGATAAGGTTAGCGATTTCTAATAAATGTTACTATTTCATAAGTACAGTAGTACCATATTTCCTcgaatagtgccccatgctcaaataaggCCCCACGGTGAGTACTAgtaatgccccatgctcgatTAGTGCCCCACTGAGGTActattcaaacccagttatatgcatgtccgtctatcaatgtgtaaggttgtgatgaaatgaacacccagatagaaccactgagtgaagatgaagattcaaggcatgcaacagaccaggaatatGACTCAATTGATAGCGAAAGTAGCCAAGGGGTAACTAAGATTAGATTaggttgtttgtgtagtgtaatggtacgcaaacaaacaatgcaacagttgTCTGTGCTTGCAAAATAATAACGTCCCATTCTCGAATTGTGCCCCATGTTTTAGAACTATAAAAATAGTAcaccatggggcattatttaCGGAAATACAGTATATGTTTGCAATTTTTCTATAATTCCAGTATAGCTCTCAAATCTCACACTTGTTGACCCTCGTCTACCATTACATTTGCACCACCTGTAACCTCTCTGAACTTCTCTGTAGCAGAATTTGCACATTGAATAAATGATCAGGGCTGTAGGACGCCACACAGCATGGCCGCACACGTTTTAAAAAAAGTTGACTTGTCTGCGTCACAAAAATTGCCACTTCCGGTCTTGGTGTTAGGTAatcaaataagtaatatatttttcaaGGGACGTTACTAGTaaactgtaatgtacatgcaGATAAAGTGCATTGCCTAGCTGTACTTTGTCTgctgttttgaaacactgagaACAAGTTGAGTAAGACacatgttaatatcaatggaaCAGAAGGTAACGGTTGCCATATAAGGCACTTAACGAGGGCGTTACCTAACCCATGCTTATGTAACGTGCATTAGGCCGCATAGGTTTAAAATACTGCTCCTATGGCGGTGATGACCATTCCACTGCACACTACAGAAATAGTGTAAAGTGGTATGGTTTCCCAACTTTCTATCCATCTTCAGGCTGGAGGGTGCAAAGGACTGAAGGTGCAAAAACGGAACAGCTTGCCAAGGTATTTTGGAAAGCAAAGGAACCTCAATCGAACCTCAACTGAACACCCTACTCCGCCTTTCTAATCAGTCCTTTCTGGAAAGGTCTCAATCAAATACACTCATACATTCACTCACTTTCAAAATGCTTATGAATTCCTTCTTTGTAGTTGGCTTTCCATGAATCAGCTCAACAAATGTAAGCCTACTCTGACACAACACCAAAGTTACAGTATCAGCAACGACAACAGTAGACTACAAGTTTACTGATATTTGGAGGATGACGTCATGTCGTATTCACTGAGGTAATGAGACTCTGTTGGAGACTGCAGAAGTAAATCACAATCTGTGTAGTTGAATTCTCGAATTCGCTCCCACCAGATGTTCACTGCCAGATTGCGATTACCATAAGAACGAATTTGATGAAACCACCT
This window contains:
- the LOC134192051 gene encoding kelch-like protein 20, which encodes MALLWMRHDLCDVGLVVGDREITAHKVVLSAASPYFRAMFTGEMSESKQSRVVIRDVSYEAMSMLVNYAYTAKIHIGEENVQALLSAACLLQLNGVIAVCCEFLIRQLDASNCLGFSDFAERHNCRDLLAAADKYTLQHFQTVADGEEFLMLPPEHLARLLASDELNVQPEEQVWELAMRWAKHEIHTRSQHLALVMQNVRFCQFTPKFLVTRVSSEPLMKSDIVCRDLIDEAKNSHLVPDYRSRLRTTHVQPRRPVQDSQVMYAVGGWCSGDAINTVERFDAVNNEWCVVAAMGKRRCGVGVTVLNGCVYALGGHDGASYLNSIERYDPRMNQWYSNVAPTSTCRTSVGVTVLKNMIYAVGGQDGISCLNIVEKYDPVKNKWQRIAPMSARRLGVAVAVVNDVLYAVGGSDGTSPLYTVEKYDPGSNTWTFCAPLCSPRKHLGVAVLGNCLYAAGGRDDSSELNTVERYDPSANQWFPVASMMSRRSGVGLAAVNGKLYSVGGFDGSTYLKSVECLDVEANQWKPAAPMNYRRLGGGVGVIDTMCTQSGLEQ